The sequence TAAAGATATGGCAAAAGATGATCCTATTCTAGAGCCATTTGTTGATGTAATAAGTACTTCTAGAAGGGGTATTTTAAGATAATGAGAATAGGTATTGTTGCTGGTGAGCTATCTGGTGATCAGTTAGGTGGAACTTTAGTAAAAGCTCTTAAGCAAAAGTACCCAGATGCTATTATAGAAGGTATCGGTGGTCCTAAGATGCAAGCTGAAGGTTTCAAAAGCCTATACCCTATGGATGCTCTTTCTTTGATAGGTTTTTTTGAGATCATATCGAAAGGTCTAAGTATTTTAAGTATTCGTAAAAAGATTACTAATCATTTTAAACAAAATAAGCCTGATATTTTTATAGGTATTGATGCTCCTGATTTTAATCTGACAGTTGAGAAAAATTTAAAAGCTGCAGGTATTAAAACAATTCATTATGTCAGTCCTAAAATATGGGTCTGGCGTGAATATCGTATCAGAAAAATTAGAAAGGCTACTGATAAGATTTTAGCGATACTTCCTTTTGAAGTTGATTACTATAAAGAAAGGCATAACTTTAAAGCAATATATGTTGGTCATGCCCTAGCTAAGGATATACCTGTTAAGATAGATAGATCTAGCTACAGAAAGAATCTTGGTTTAAATGATGTCAGTTTGCCGATATTATCTGTGTTGCCAGGGAGTAGAAGTACAGAGGTGACTAGACTTTTACCTTTGTTCTTGGATGCATTAGATAAGTTGACTAAAGCTGGCTATAAATTTCAAGCAATAATGCCTTTAGCAAAACCATCATTAGAACCTTTATTTGATAAGTATCAAGAGCAAATTGATAACCTTGGTATAAAGGTTTATAAAACAAATTCTCATGATGTATTAAAGGCTTCTGATCTTAGTTTATTAGCTTCAGGAACAGCTACGTTAGAGGCAATGTTATGTAAATTGCCGATGGTTGTTGGTTACAAGCTATCAACTATTTCGGCTTTTCTTGGAAGGTTGTTGGTAGGGAGTCATAGTTATTGGGCTTTCCCTAATATCTTACATAAAAGTGAAATTATTAAAGAGTTAATTCAGGAAGATTGTACAGTTGATAACTTATTTGTAGAGTTAAAAAGATTATTTGATGACAAGCAAAGAAATGATCATATTGTGCAAGAGTTTGAGAAAATTCATGAAAGTATGATAGTAGATACGGATAAAAAGATAATCGAAGTATTAGATACTATGTTATTAGAAAAACCTTAATTTTTATAAGCTTTATATATATAATACTTGTGTAGAAAAAATATACTTAGGTGCGTGATAAATGACATTAATGTTAGTTTTAGTTTTAATTTTAGTGATATTGATCATAATAGATCTATATCGTAAAAGTCTTCGCATTAAGCAAAAGGATATCCTTGAAAGTATTCAACAAAGAGATAGAGAGCAGCTTCTTGAACAAGTGAAAAGCTCATCTGAATATGCATATGTTGAGAATGTGCAACGTGAATATCCACTGTTAAGAGATGGTTTTTTATTATTCTATTTTGAAGGAATTGAAAAAATTCAAGTAAAAGATTTAGCAACTTTTTTGAAGTATTATGGAGTTAAGTATACTGATGAAAAAGTTTTTCAAAAGCTTAATTATAATGATGTGATATTTACTGTTTTACCTGATAATGAGGATCAAGTATTTGTAGATGCAAAAGAGGGTAAGGTAGATGGTATTATTGCTGTAATGAACTACAGAAAATTAGCTAGTATGGAGTATGATGTCAAAACTTGTTATGAGTTGATGATGGATATTCTAGAAGCAATGAGTAAGTCTTTCCATGGTACGTTAATGAATGAACATAGAATCAGACTTACAAATAAAGATAAACAAAACTACCTAGAAGCTATACTATAATAGTTTTACTCTATAAAAGGTAAAAATCTAAAAAAGCCCTTACTTTTGGAATATCATACTCATGAGCTTGATAAAAAGTAAAGATGTCGTATTGTCTGAACTTAATCTCTGGTAATAAGTGTACTAAAGAGCCTTCTTTGATATCTTTTTCTACTAGCCTATCTCCAGTAAGGAAAAGTCCAATACCTCTCTTACATGCCTCATTAAGAGCATGAAAATCATCAATAAATAATATTGGCGAAGAACAAGGTATATAATCGCCATTTTCTAATGGTAATCTTGTGGCAGGTTTTCTTAGGCTATGGGAGATAAAAGGGTAGTGTAAAAGATCATTTATTGATTGTGGTAGTCCGTGTTTTTTAATTAACTCTGGTGATCCACATAATATATTTGAAATTGGCTGCATTCTCTTGTATCTAAAAGAGTCTGTAATTGGTGGTATTTGTGGAAATCCAACCATTATATCAATATCTTTCCGAGCTAAATCTGAATCATGTTCAGAGAATATTAATTCACATTGAATTAGAGGATACTTTTTTATAAATCCATCTAAACGCTCTAGTATAAATTCTCTGGCAAGTATTTTTGATACGAGTATGGTTAGTTGTCCTTGAGGAGTTGTTTGCCTAGATTCAATATACTCTTCTAGACACGTAGCTTCTTGAATTAGTTTTTTGCACTTATCGAGCATTATTTCTCCAAATGGGGTCAGCTCTACATTTCGAGTATTTCTATAAAATAATTTTTCCGATAAGTAATTTTCTAGAGCTATAATTTGTTTGCTAACAGCTGTTGGGGATATGCATAAATCTTCCGCTGCATTTTTATAATTTAGATATTGAGCAACTTTGAGGAAGTATTTAATTTGGGTATGGTTTATCATTCTAGTGAAATATAGTTTATATTAGAATATTTATTATAAACTATAGGTTTATAAATATTGAAATAGTTTCAGTTAAAGTTTAATATGAAAACTTCTATACTGTATGAACAATAAAGTAAAAATTGTTATAAAATGAAATTTGAATATCATCATGTAGGAATTCCTGTTACGGAACCTCGCCAAGGAGAGCGTTATAGTTCTGTTATGGATATGTATACTTCAGGTGGAGAGCTTCCAGGAAGAATACAATACCATAGATTTGGCCCTAATTGCCCATTAGATAAGTTAATTCAAACACAGCCACATATAGCATATAAGGTTGAAGATTTAGAAGAGGTTATTAAGGGCAAAAACATTCTTCTAGAGCCTTACTTCCCAATAGAAGGATTTAAGGTTGTAATAGTTGAAGAAAATGGAGCTGTGATTGAATTTATAGAAACTAATTTAACAGAACAAGAAATTTGGGATGAAAGTAAGCATAAAGGCTCAAATATTTATCCAGATAGAGAAAAATAAATAAATTTATAAGAAAACAACTTAGATTTACTAGAATGTAATGGTGGGCCCAGTAGGACTCGAACCTACGACCTACGGATTATGAGTCCGGCGCTCTAACCAACTGAGCTATAGGCCCAAAACATAAGCATGATTATATTTAAAATAATGCCAGTAGTCAATATTTATTTTTAAAATTATAACCTTTTATTTATATATTTTTGAAGATGTACCAACGATTAGAGGATCTGGAGAAATAGCAACTTCAGAATCTTTGTTATCATAGTCTACGATGCTTAAAATATGTCTTATAGCATTTAACCTTGCTCTTTTTTTATCATCTGATTTTACAATTACCCATGGAGCATATGGTTTATCTGTATAAATAAACATTCTTTCTTTAGCTTCAGTATAATCATCCCATTTATCAAGAGATGCTTTATCAATAGGGCTAAGCTTCCATTGTTTTAGAGGGTGAGATTCTCTAGCTATAAATCTATTCTTTTGCTCTTGTTGGCTTACTGAGAACCAAAACTTGATTATCATAGTACCACTATCGACTAGCATTTTCTCAAGTTGTGGTGCTTGCTCTAGAAAAGAGAAATATTCTCTTTCTGTACAAAATCCCATAACGCGCTCTACACCAGCACGGTTATACCATGATCTATCAAAAAGAACTATTTCTCCTCCAGAAGGAAGATGTTCAATATAGCGTTGGAAATACCATTGATTTCGCTCTCTTTCAGATGGTTTTTCAAGGGCTATTACTTTAGCTCCACGTGGATTAAGATGTTCCATCATGCGTTTAATAGTACCACCTTTACCAGCGGCATCGCGACCTTCAAAAATAATTAAGACTTTTTTGTTATTTTCTTTTACCCATCTTTGGAATTTCAACAATTCTATTTGTAAGTGATGTTTCTGCTTTTCATAAACTTTACGAGGTATTTTATGTTTATATGGGAAGATATTTTCAACAAAAAGTTTTTGGCGTTCTTCTTGGCTTAGAACTTTCATAAACAACACTCAAATAATTGATTTGAGTAATATATTAGCACATTGAGATAGTAAATGGATAGGTTAATTTTTCACAGGTTTTATGTTTAGTTTAAAGCTAAATAGTATATAAAAGATCATAAATAAAATTATAATACTAATAATTGGAGAAGGTGTTTTCATTGGGTAAAGAATAACAGCTAAAAATGTTGAGGCTGAGGCTAGCATTGTAAATATAAAAGTAAATAGTTTCACAGCTTTGCTATTGCTTATATTTTCAGTTCTTGAAAGGTAAATGTATTTTATTGGTATAAATGAAAATATTGTTAATACTATAATTGTAAACTCATTAACTAATTGTGAAGACTGAAAACATAACATAAACATTACTATAACATTCCAATAGCTTGGGAAACCAACAAAGAAATTATTGTTAGTTTTAGCATTAGGTTGGCAGAATTGATATGATGACGAAATTGTTATCATTACTACTATAGGAATTAGCCATTCTTGACTTACAACACCTGAAACGTATATCCAAATACAAGGTACAATAGAATAAGTTGTAAAGTCTATAATATTATCTAAAAGAGCTCCATCTAATGGGGCAAGTTTTTTGATATCGACCAACCTAGCTAAACTTCCATCAATAGAGTCAATAAAGATAGCTATAATAATGCTAAACATAGAAAGTTTAATATAGTGATGATGTAAGCTTACCTGATTAGTTACACTAGCTTTAGCTGCTTCAATTGAAAAAATAATAGCTAATATACCAAATACAGCACCTAAGGATGTGAAAAGGTGTACTAGCCAAGCATATATTTTTTGGAAAGTCTGCATTTTAATCGTTTTTATAAGTAAATTTACGGAATTGTAGCAAAAATAATCAGTAGTTTCTATTAATAACTAGATTAATGAGGTTTTCAAGCATTGTAAGATTCAAGTTTTCTTTCTTTAAAGTATTTAATATATCATCAATTTGCTCTTTTTTGCTCTTGAGGTAATTATTAGCTTCATCCAATCCCATTAAAGAAACATAGGTTGACTTGTTCGCAGCAATATCTTTAGCACTAGTTTTACCTAGTTCATCAGATGTTTTTGTAACATCTAAAATATCATCTTTGATTTGAAAGCATAGACCTATTAACTCTGAAAGTTTTATTAAAGAAGCTTTAATATCGGAACAGTGATTATCTAAAGTTAAGTAAGGTAGTAGCATACTTGCTGTAAACATTTTGGCAGTTTTATTAATATGAACAACCTCTAGAGAATCTAGTTGTAACTGTTTATTTTCACCTTCAATATCAAGTTGCTGACCTGATACCATTCCAGCAGAACCACTACATCGACTAAGGATTTTATTAATATTTTTCAGTTGAGAAACTCTATTTACTTCAATATCTTGGATTACTTCGAAAGCTAATGCTTGGAGTGCATCCCCAGCTAAAATTGCGGTAGCTTCATTAAACTTAATATGACATGTTGGTTTACCTCGACGTAGATCATCATTATCCATTGCAGGTAAGTCATCATGGATTAATGAATATGTATGAATTGCTTCTACAGCAAAGGCAATTTTATGGCAATTATTTATATCTACATTAAACATGTTACCTATAGCATATACAAACTGAGCTCTTACTCTTTTGCCACCACTAAAGAAACTATATTTCATGGCTTCTAATAATGTGTCAGATGGGCAGTAAATATTATTAAAAGTATTTTCAGCAAAATTATTGAAATTTATTAAGATATTGTTGGTTTTCATAAAAATTTTATAATATTTTCATATTGTTTATCTAAAACATCACTATGCTCTTTAAAGGTCTTTAGTGATCCTGTAGACATTTTATCTTGAAGAGCTTTGTTGCTTAAAATCTCTAATATATTATTGGATAAATCTTTGTGATCTTTTACTTTTATTAGGGCGTGGTTTTCATTCAGTTCTTTAGATATTTTACTAAAGTTAAATAGGCTTGGACCACTAATTATAGGTTTTGCTAATGCGGCTGGTTCAAGTAGGTTATGACCACCGTTATCTATTAGACTGCCACCAACAAAAGCTATATCAGATATATAGTATAAATCTAAAAGCTCGCCCATTGTATCACCAAGATATACTTGGGTATCTCTAAGTACTTCATCTTTAGAAAGGCTTCTTTTTTGATATGAAAAAGACTCATCGCTAATAAGTTTTTCTATTCTTAAAAATCTTTCTTTATGTCTTGGGACAATAATTAGTAAACATTCAGGATAAGTTTTTAAGATGTCTCTATGCGCTTTAAGTAATTCTTCTTCTTCACCTTGATGAGTGCTTCCTGCAATCCAAATAGGTCTATCTTTCAAGCTTTCTTTTAGTTTAGACATTTTTTCTTGTAAATTTTCAGGTGTGATAAGGTTATACTTTAGATTTCCAGTTAGCGATATTCTATCCTTTGCTATTCCTAAAGAGTGATATCTCTTCGCATCTTTCTCTGTTTGAGCATTAACGTGGGAAATTTTACTAAATAAAAACTCTTTGGCAAAAGGTAGTTTTGTATAATTACGCATAGATCTCTTAGAAAGTCTTGCATTAGTTATTACTACAGGGATATTTTCATTAAAACACTTATTTAGTATGTTAGGCCAAATTTCAGTTTCAATAACGATAAATATTTTGGGATTTAATTTTGTAAAAAAACTATTTATAAATGGTAATGTGTCATATGGGATATAAAGATGGTAAACATTGTCATAATTTTCATATAAACGTTTAACAACATCGCTTCCTGTTGGCGTTGTTGTCGTTATCACAAAATTATCATTTGGATAATTTTCAATTAATTTTTTAACTAAAGGCTCAGCAGATACTGTTTCACCAACTGATACAGAGTGAAGCCATATAGAATCTTTAAGGCGAATTGTAGTTTGTCCAAATCTTTCGGACCATCTTTTTCTGTAATTAGGATTTTTAAAACTACGACGAAACTTTTTTAAGTATATAAATGGTATAAAGATAGTAAACAGGCTTGAATATACATGAGATAAAATTAAAATAATAAAAGTTTTTAAATGTTTCACATTCTAACCTAAAAAATAGCTTTATTATCGATAGCACCTATATAGAAAATATTCTAACATATAATCTAAGATTTAGATAACCTGATATGTGATTAAATTTAACTTAAAGCTTTGATAAGTTCTTTTAGAGCGACAGCTCTGTGACTTATTTTATTTTTGTGCTTGGGTGAGATTTCAGCTAATGTCTTCTTAAATTCAGGTAAAGTAAAGATAGGATCATAACCAAATCCATAATCACCTTTTGGGGGGCTTGATATCTCTCCATTTAGAAATCCTAGAGCAGTAACAGGAGTTGGATCTAGAGGGTGTTTTACATAAGCTAAGGCACATACAAACCTAGCCTCTTTACATGTGGCTCCTTTGATTTTTGCTAACAGCTTATCAATATTTGCTTTATCGTTGCCATGTTCTCCTGAGTATCTAGCGGAATATATACCAGGCTCGCCATTTAATGAAAAAACTTCTAAGCCTGAATCATCAGCTATCGCGGGTAAGCTTGTATGCTCAGAACAGTTGCGAGCTTTTAAAATAGCATTTTCAATAAAGCTAAGTCCAGTTTCATCAGCATCTGGAACATTAAATTCTGTTTGAGGGATTATCTTTATGTTTATTTCGGCAAATATTTTTGTAAATTCTTGTATTTTGCCTTTATTGCTTGATGCAAGAACTATTTCTTTCATATCTTATAAGCTTTTAGGTTTTTCTATTTGCATATATATTAGCAATATTTGTTGTAAATGTTATCCTTTAAGTGATTTAAAGGAATTAAAAGAGAAGAGGTTATTATGAAAATATGTTTTATTGGTGGTGGTAATATGGCATCAGCAATGATTGCTGGAATGGTAGCACACGGTTATAGTACTAATGATATTATTGTTTTTGATAGAAATGATAAGAAACGTGAAAATTTAAATAAAAAATACTCTATTGATACATCAGATTCTTTGATCGAAACAGTTAAACAAGCAGATATATTGATATTAGCGATTAAACCACAAGGAATGGTTGATCTTATTAAAGAGATTAGAGATTTAGTAACTACTAGGCAAATAATAGTTACAGTTGCTGCAGGAATAGAAACAGAAGCATATGAGAAACTATTTGGTAAGGAAATAGCATTTGTTAGGAGCATTCCAAATACGCCAAGTAGTCTAGGTTATGGAGCTACTGGACTATATTTTAATAATAATGTGACTGCTAGAGATAAAGATTTGATTATTGATATTATGAAAACTATGGGTGTGGTGACAGTTGTTGAAGATGAAAGTGAAATTGACATTATAGCTGCAGTAGCTAGTTCAGGCCCTGCTTATTATTTTCAGTTTATGGAGCATATGATCAACTCAGCTGTAAAAAAAGGTTTAGAAAAATCTCAAGCTGAGAAGTTAGTTGCTCAAACATGTTTAGGAGCAGCTCAAATGGCTTTAAATAGTAGTGAAGATATAGCCACGCTAAGAAAGAATGTTACATCAAAAAATGGTATAACATTTGAAGCTTTAAAAACGTTTGAGAAATTTGATCTAGGCGGTATCGTAGATAAGGCAATTAAAGCAAACATAGATAGAGCAAAAGAACTAACTAAAGAGTTTAGTGATAGTTTATAGTCGTTGATTTTGAATCTAGTTTGTATGATTTGTTAAAATCAAAATTAGTATCTATAACTACTTCAAACGTAAATAAACATTTGCTTTAGCTACCTTGTAGGGTATACTTATCATGACATATGTATTGTCTAAGTATAATTGATTTTTTAATAAAATATAAAGGTATATAGAACTATGCGACTACTATTGGCAGAAGATGATCTGAATCTTGGAGAAGGATTACTGGAAGCTTTACAAAAAGAAGGTTTTATTGTTAATTTGGTTTCTGATGGTGAGGCAGCACAAACTTTTATAGAGTCTGGTCTTTATGATCTAGTAGTATTAGATATTGGCTTACCAATTAAAACAGGTTTAGAAGTTCTTCGAAATATTAGAAATAGAGGTGTAAAAGTGCCTATTCTTCTTTTGACTGCTAGAGATGGTCTAGAAGATAGGATCAAAGGTTTAGATTTAGGAGCTGATGATTATCTAACAAAACCATTTGAACTTAAAGAGTTAATAGCTAGAATTAAAGCTGTTTCTCGTAGAATTGATAAAAGAACTGGTAAAAAAGTTACTGAAGAAATTAGGTTTGGTGATTATAGCTTTAACCCTAGTTCAGAAACAGTTACAAAGGATGGAGTTATCATATCAGTATCTAAAAAAGAGTTAGCTCTTTTAACTATTTTAGTACAAAATGCTGGTCGAGTTGTACCAAAGACACAACTTTTAGAAGAAGTTTATGCAACAGATAAAGAGATGGATACAAATACTTTAGAAGTGCATATGCATAACCTAAGAAAGAAACTTAATATTCCTGGTTTCATTCAGACAATTAGAGGAGTTGGCTACTTTGTACAAAAGGATAAAGTAGTTAAGTAATTTTATGCAATTATTTGATTATTTTATAAGTCTCGGCTTTACATTTTGGCTATTGTTTTTAACTATAGTGAGTGGTTTAATCTACGCTATAGATTATTTCTTTTTCCAAAAACCTAGGTTAGCCCCTTATAAAGAACATTTAACAGGACTTAGCAAAAAGCAAAAAAGACAATTTTATAAAGACAATGATCTAAAGGCTCCTTTTATAGCGGATCAAGCTAGATCATTATTTAGTGTTTTTATTATAGTATTTTTTGTTAGAACTTTTTTCATAGGAAACTTCCTTATTCCAACAGCATCAATGACACCAACTTTACCAGTGGGTGATTTTATTTTTGTGAATAAAACGGCATATGGTATAAGAGCACCATTTTCAAATGATACTTTAATCAATATGGGCGAGCCTAAGCGTGGTGATATTGTTGTGTTTCATTTTCCTGTTAATCCTAATGTTGATTTTGTTAAAAGAGTTATTGGTCTTCCTGGTGATGTAATATCTTATAAAGATAAAATGTTAACAATAAATGGTCACAAGCTTAAATATACTGATTGTGATAAAGACGCTACTAATTATTACAACCAATCTATGTCAAATGGCGCTGGTGATACAGTTTGTACTGAAGACTTAGATGGGGTTAAGCACCAGGTCGATTGGATAGAATCTGTTAAAGGTAATGATTTTGAAAATTTAAAAGTTCCTGCAGGGCACTATTTTGTTATGGGTGATAACCGTGATAATAGTGAAGATAGTCGTTATTGGGGATTTGTTCCAGAACAAGATTTAGTTGGTAAGGCTAAGCTAGTATGGATGAGCTGGGATAAAATAGACAAAAAAGTTCGTTGGGATCAAATTGGAAAGGTCTTTTAGATA is a genomic window of Francisella sp. LA112445 containing:
- a CDS encoding LysR family transcriptional regulator, yielding MINHTQIKYFLKVAQYLNYKNAAEDLCISPTAVSKQIIALENYLSEKLFYRNTRNVELTPFGEIMLDKCKKLIQEATCLEEYIESRQTTPQGQLTILVSKILAREFILERLDGFIKKYPLIQCELIFSEHDSDLARKDIDIMVGFPQIPPITDSFRYKRMQPISNILCGSPELIKKHGLPQSINDLLHYPFISHSLRKPATRLPLENGDYIPCSSPILFIDDFHALNEACKRGIGLFLTGDRLVEKDIKEGSLVHLLPEIKFRQYDIFTFYQAHEYDIPKVRAFLDFYLL
- a CDS encoding response regulator transcription factor; the protein is MRLLLAEDDLNLGEGLLEALQKEGFIVNLVSDGEAAQTFIESGLYDLVVLDIGLPIKTGLEVLRNIRNRGVKVPILLLTARDGLEDRIKGLDLGADDYLTKPFELKELIARIKAVSRRIDKRTGKKVTEEIRFGDYSFNPSSETVTKDGVIISVSKKELALLTILVQNAGRVVPKTQLLEEVYATDKEMDTNTLEVHMHNLRKKLNIPGFIQTIRGVGYFVQKDKVVK
- the ppk2 gene encoding polyphosphate kinase 2, which gives rise to MKVLSQEERQKLFVENIFPYKHKIPRKVYEKQKHHLQIELLKFQRWVKENNKKVLIIFEGRDAAGKGGTIKRMMEHLNPRGAKVIALEKPSERERNQWYFQRYIEHLPSGGEIVLFDRSWYNRAGVERVMGFCTEREYFSFLEQAPQLEKMLVDSGTMIIKFWFSVSQQEQKNRFIARESHPLKQWKLSPIDKASLDKWDDYTEAKERMFIYTDKPYAPWVIVKSDDKKRARLNAIRHILSIVDYDNKDSEVAISPDPLIVGTSSKIYK
- the lepB gene encoding signal peptidase I, giving the protein MQLFDYFISLGFTFWLLFLTIVSGLIYAIDYFFFQKPRLAPYKEHLTGLSKKQKRQFYKDNDLKAPFIADQARSLFSVFIIVFFVRTFFIGNFLIPTASMTPTLPVGDFIFVNKTAYGIRAPFSNDTLINMGEPKRGDIVVFHFPVNPNVDFVKRVIGLPGDVISYKDKMLTINGHKLKYTDCDKDATNYYNQSMSNGAGDTVCTEDLDGVKHQVDWIESVKGNDFENLKVPAGHYFVMGDNRDNSEDSRYWGFVPEQDLVGKAKLVWMSWDKIDKKVRWDQIGKVF
- the proC gene encoding pyrroline-5-carboxylate reductase, with protein sequence MKICFIGGGNMASAMIAGMVAHGYSTNDIIVFDRNDKKRENLNKKYSIDTSDSLIETVKQADILILAIKPQGMVDLIKEIRDLVTTRQIIVTVAAGIETEAYEKLFGKEIAFVRSIPNTPSSLGYGATGLYFNNNVTARDKDLIIDIMKTMGVVTVVEDESEIDIIAAVASSGPAYYFQFMEHMINSAVKKGLEKSQAEKLVAQTCLGAAQMALNSSEDIATLRKNVTSKNGITFEALKTFEKFDLGGIVDKAIKANIDRAKELTKEFSDSL
- a CDS encoding cell division protein ZipA C-terminal FtsZ-binding domain-containing protein yields the protein MTLMLVLVLILVILIIIDLYRKSLRIKQKDILESIQQRDREQLLEQVKSSSEYAYVENVQREYPLLRDGFLLFYFEGIEKIQVKDLATFLKYYGVKYTDEKVFQKLNYNDVIFTVLPDNEDQVFVDAKEGKVDGIIAVMNYRKLASMEYDVKTCYELMMDILEAMSKSFHGTLMNEHRIRLTNKDKQNYLEAIL
- a CDS encoding phosphatidylcholine synthase codes for the protein MKMQTFQKIYAWLVHLFTSLGAVFGILAIIFSIEAAKASVTNQVSLHHHYIKLSMFSIIIAIFIDSIDGSLARLVDIKKLAPLDGALLDNIIDFTTYSIVPCIWIYVSGVVSQEWLIPIVVMITISSSYQFCQPNAKTNNNFFVGFPSYWNVIVMFMLCFQSSQLVNEFTIIVLTIFSFIPIKYIYLSRTENISNSKAVKLFTFIFTMLASASTFLAVILYPMKTPSPIISIIILFMIFYILFSFKLNIKPVKN
- the rdgB gene encoding RdgB/HAM1 family non-canonical purine NTP pyrophosphatase; its protein translation is MKEIVLASSNKGKIQEFTKIFAEINIKIIPQTEFNVPDADETGLSFIENAILKARNCSEHTSLPAIADDSGLEVFSLNGEPGIYSARYSGEHGNDKANIDKLLAKIKGATCKEARFVCALAYVKHPLDPTPVTALGFLNGEISSPPKGDYGFGYDPIFTLPEFKKTLAEISPKHKNKISHRAVALKELIKALS
- the waaA gene encoding lipid IV(A) 3-deoxy-D-manno-octulosonic acid transferase, giving the protein MKHLKTFIILILSHVYSSLFTIFIPFIYLKKFRRSFKNPNYRKRWSERFGQTTIRLKDSIWLHSVSVGETVSAEPLVKKLIENYPNDNFVITTTTPTGSDVVKRLYENYDNVYHLYIPYDTLPFINSFFTKLNPKIFIVIETEIWPNILNKCFNENIPVVITNARLSKRSMRNYTKLPFAKEFLFSKISHVNAQTEKDAKRYHSLGIAKDRISLTGNLKYNLITPENLQEKMSKLKESLKDRPIWIAGSTHQGEEEELLKAHRDILKTYPECLLIIVPRHKERFLRIEKLISDESFSYQKRSLSKDEVLRDTQVYLGDTMGELLDLYYISDIAFVGGSLIDNGGHNLLEPAALAKPIISGPSLFNFSKISKELNENHALIKVKDHKDLSNNILEILSNKALQDKMSTGSLKTFKEHSDVLDKQYENIIKFL
- the lpxB gene encoding lipid-A-disaccharide synthase: MRIGIVAGELSGDQLGGTLVKALKQKYPDAIIEGIGGPKMQAEGFKSLYPMDALSLIGFFEIISKGLSILSIRKKITNHFKQNKPDIFIGIDAPDFNLTVEKNLKAAGIKTIHYVSPKIWVWREYRIRKIRKATDKILAILPFEVDYYKERHNFKAIYVGHALAKDIPVKIDRSSYRKNLGLNDVSLPILSVLPGSRSTEVTRLLPLFLDALDKLTKAGYKFQAIMPLAKPSLEPLFDKYQEQIDNLGIKVYKTNSHDVLKASDLSLLASGTATLEAMLCKLPMVVGYKLSTISAFLGRLLVGSHSYWAFPNILHKSEIIKELIQEDCTVDNLFVELKRLFDDKQRNDHIVQEFEKIHESMIVDTDKKIIEVLDTMLLEKP
- a CDS encoding helicase, which produces MKFEYHHVGIPVTEPRQGERYSSVMDMYTSGGELPGRIQYHRFGPNCPLDKLIQTQPHIAYKVEDLEEVIKGKNILLEPYFPIEGFKVVIVEENGAVIEFIETNLTEQEIWDESKHKGSNIYPDREK
- a CDS encoding farnesyl diphosphate synthase, whose protein sequence is MKTNNILINFNNFAENTFNNIYCPSDTLLEAMKYSFFSGGKRVRAQFVYAIGNMFNVDINNCHKIAFAVEAIHTYSLIHDDLPAMDNDDLRRGKPTCHIKFNEATAILAGDALQALAFEVIQDIEVNRVSQLKNINKILSRCSGSAGMVSGQQLDIEGENKQLQLDSLEVVHINKTAKMFTASMLLPYLTLDNHCSDIKASLIKLSELIGLCFQIKDDILDVTKTSDELGKTSAKDIAANKSTYVSLMGLDEANNYLKSKKEQIDDILNTLKKENLNLTMLENLINLVINRNY